GTGAGCCCCAAGCTCTGGGAGGCAGCCAGGACCGCGGGTGCCCAGGGGCAGCGGAGGAGGCCACTGCCCGGGCCAGAGGAGCCTGGGAAACGGGGAATCTGGACGTGGGTCTGCGGGGCTCGCACACCAAGGGGACAGGCTCAGGGTGGGCCAGGCTACACAGCCAGCCCCAGGACTGGCTCCCACCCCGAGTTGTTGGGtcacggtggggggggggcggggagtccTGGGCCTCAGGGCCTCCCCCACATGCGGGACGCCACAGGCACACAGGTGTTGTCTAAGGGCAAGGTGTGGGTGGGAACAGGGGGTGGGGCCCCAGCCTGGGGCTCGGGGAGCTTGGGCAGGGCTCCAGGCCGCTGCTGCTGAGCCCCTTCAGCTGACCCGGGGCTCCCCTAGGAGGGCATCTGGGGCACAGATCCAGGGGGAGAACCATCGTGCACACGGTGGGTCTCGCAACAGCCCTCACATACGGGGTTGGGCACAGGGccgtgggctgggctgggctgcgcCCTTGTGACCTCAGTTGCCCTTACTGGGCCTCGGGACCCCACGGTGTTGACGGTCGCACTGGCAAGGGCTCCACTGCCCAGGTCCCAAGGGACCTCCCCATCTACAGCTAGCGGCCAACCCTCGTGTCCGTGGTGGTCCTTGACTGGTTGGGCCGTCACAGAAACAGGCGAGCCTGGGGACTTGCCTAGGGGCTCCTAGAGGGGCGACGGGGGGGACAGGGGTGCAGCCTGTCTGCGCACGGGGGCCAGCACAGGGCAGCTCGGCCTTCTGCAGGCTTGACGGGGGTCGGTACAACCACCGACCCCAATCCAGAGGCCTGAGGAACTGCGGGCACACACGGCTGACACGGAAGAGGACCTGGAGGGGGCCGTGTGGCCTGGTGGGCTCCCAGCGCTCAGCTCCGGTGGGGGTGCAGCAGTGAGTACGCACGGTCCCCATGTCCCCCTTCCCACCTTCTGGAGGGGCAACCTTCCCAGACCTGGACTACTGCTTTATCTGGGGTGGGCCGGCGAGCACCTCCCTCGCTGACTGCTGAACCTCTCCCGGGCGGACAGTATTTGTGAGAACGTGATCAAACAGATTCTGACTCTGCCCGAAAAGGGCCACAGCCAGAACCACTCACTGTAGGTTCTGGGGAGGGAAGTGACCTGCTGAGGCCACACCAACCTCCTTCCACTGAGCAGCAGCACTGGAGGCGAGTGGGGGCCGTCCCTGGGGCAAGCTGTACGCCTCGGGGAGAGCAGGGCTGCACCCCCGAATGCAGCAATGCCGCTGGGCCTCCAGCACAGACAGGAAGGCGCCTCCTGGgagcccacccacccccacagcggcccaccctcccccagccacaggccctggccagccctAAGCCCCTGGGGCACCGGCAGACACAGGAGCACAGGAGTCCTGGTAGGAGCTGCCCACCTTGACCTGTAGCCTCGGTGAGGGCAGCAAAGGGCAGCTGGGAGCCAGAGCCAATGACCTGGGGGCACGCGGGGTGCACagcgggcagggggtgggtggacAGGTGACACGAGCAGAACAGCCCTAGGAAGGGGTCTGCTAGATTCGGGTCAGGGCCGAGCGTGGGAACCATCAAGCGGGGGCTGGAAGGGCTGGCCAGTCCAGGACGCCGGCCACGGCGCCGGAGCCAGGCGCTGCGGTGCGGGTAACCCGGCCAGGCCTTGCAGGCCACaaccagggcaggggcaggccgGGCGCTGGCAACGTTtggtaaaatttttgaaaaatgaaaaactaatgtTTTTTCCATGTTGGAACATCCCGTGAAGAAACAATCATGTGCATCAAGATATGAATCCAGAGGGGcgcctagggggctcagtggttgagcgcctgccttctgttcaggtcgtgtgaccccggggtcccgggatccagtcccacattggactccctgcagggagcctgcttctctctctgcctgtgtctcgcctctctctctctctctctctcatgaataaataaaatcaaatctttttaaaaaataatgaaaagaaaaaaagagacatacaAGTCCAGAGTGCACCCCAGAGGAGTCTGGGACTGAGAGAACATTTTTCAGCCTTGCACACAGACCTCAGGACTGCCCCGAGGGCAGGCCCCACCCCTCAATGACCTCCCTGTGCTGTGGAACCTCCAGGGCCCTCCTGTGGCTGGGTTCACCAGCCATGCTCTGTCTGGCCTCCATCTCCGTCAGCACAGCCCAGGTGTGTTCACGTCAACAGCATCCTGAGGGGAGCCGGGCACCCCTGGGTCAGCTGCCAGGACCAGGTCGGGGCATCACTCACTCCCCATCCTCCCAGAGTGATCTGAATGGCTCTTGATGCTCAGTACTCCCAGGACAGGGCCGGGAAAGGGGATCAAGGCACCCCAAGTCTCAGGGCACTGGGCCCAGCATCCCAAGGGAATCCACATCCTGCACCCCCCTGGATGGTACGCCGGTGGAGccttcccccactcccagagTCAGCCCacagcctccctgcctctgcccaggaGAATGCCACACGGATGAGGATGTGGACACAGAGAGCATCTGTTGCCAGATGCCTCCAACCACCCTGGGCCCTTCCAGAGGAAAGCAAAACATGGCAAGACACCAAAAGGAACCCCGGTCCCACAGCTCAGCCACATCCGGGTCTCTGGGGCAGGGCAGACGAGGTCCAAAATCATTTGGGAGCGCTCGGGGCTTCCAGGCAAAGCAGCACACACACGGACAAGTTCAAACTTTACTGACGCCGCCCCAGCTGGGTCTCCACCTCAGGGGAGAAGAGGGGACTACAGAGGCAGCAAGCTGGCCCCAGACCTCTGGGGGCCCTGGGACAGGAGACCCCTGGGGCTCCACAAAGCCCATCCAGCCCTGGCAGCCACTGAGCCAGCACAGAAGATGGGGTTCATCCACCAGCTCCCACCAGACTCGTGCGCCCAcggtggcgggggcggggggcaggtccCCGCGCAGTCACTCCCTGCTGGCCCTCTTCTGCACCACCACAGGCTCAGACAGGGCCTGCTGCTCAAGCTGCCCAATCAGCTCCTCCACGTAGACCTTGAACAGAGGGGTCGGGTCCTGCAGGAGCGAGACGGGGTCACAGTGAGCTGCTCCGGGGAGGCAGGAACGCAGCTGCTGCTGGCCAAGCATCAGGGGGGAACGTGGCCCTTCAGGCTTGGCCTACAGCCACCAGCCCAGAAGACAGCCCTGTCCGCGAGACAAGGACCACCTTCCACTGGGGACACAGGGCTCCTGTCCCCATCTTTCCTGCCTTGGGGTCCTAGGCCACGGAGGGTTCCCAGTTCCAGCAGCAACCATCCACTCCAGACTTTCCAGGATGCAGACACAAAAATACCTCAACTCTGAGACTGCAAAGACCCCGGGGCAGGGAGTGCTACTTGGGCAAACCAAAGGTGCCCCTGAGAATCCTTCTGTCCATGAATTTATGAAGTCAGCCGGGGTGCAGGAGAGTATCAGCACGCTGAGGGGAGGGGGCACAGCACACGGAACCCAAGGTTGTGGCTCCATCGGGGCAGCTCCTCCCCAGGCCCACCACGTGCAGCAGCCCTAGGCCAGGTCCTCCCTGGGCCAGCACACGCCACCCCATCTGTCCTCTGGTGCTCAGCCGccggtgctcacacatgctcacCTTCTCCTCCAGGAGCCTCTGCTTCTCCACGGCCTCATCCAGCGTCAGGCCGACCCACTCGGCTTCTGCCTCCGGGATGACAAACTCCTGCCccggttggggggggggggaccaggcCCACAGTGAGCGGAAGGACCGCCAGCCAACAGGACCCCCAGGGAGCATGACGCACCAACTGAGGCCCCCACCTTGTACTTGTCGAAGATGGCAGCCCTCTTCTGGGGGTTGTCGGGGTGCAGCTGGGGGTCCTGTCGGGCGAGCCGCAGCAGCATCCCTCGCTTCAGGTCCATCCCGAACTTGGAGCACAGATCCTCCTCTGGAGTCTGGCAGGAGACCATGcatggggcagggctgctggcaAGGCCCTCCAGCCACCCGAGAGCAAAGGGAGGCCCGACGGTGGGGAAGGAGGCAGCAACGCTCGCTGGGGACCCTGCACCCCAGACGACACGCCGGGGGAGCCCGCCCTGCGCCCGCACAGCCCCCGGCTTGCCTTCAGGATGTAGAAGTCGAACCCGTAGGCCGCGTCAATGAGGTCCAGGGTCCGCGCCGTCACCGTGACAGCGAACTTCGTGTCCAGGATCTCGCTGTACAGCTCACGCTGCAACAGCTGTGGCTTCCACACCTTCTTCACCCTCTTTGAAAGCTAAAGGAGGAACAGAAACGTCACGCGCGCTGCTGCGGCCtccccggggccgggcggggcggggggcggggcgggggacggggcgAGGAGCGGGGCCGGGGCCCGCCGCCACCTACCTTGTCGTCGCCGACGTACCTGTAGCCGACGACccagccctccccgccccagaGCCCCAACTGCGCCTCCGGCGGCCGGTACACGGGGATGGGGACGTCCTGCACGCGCTCCCGccggccgcccgccccggccccggccccgaccccgcgCGGCCTGTAGTGCACCGGCGCGGGCGCGCGCGTCTCCTGCAGGGAGCGCAGGTAGTGCGGGGGCAGCCGCGAGCAGATGCCCTCCCGCAGCCACAGCCGTCTCCACAGGCCGACCGGGACCTTGTGCAGCGGCATCGCGGCgcccccgctccgccccgccGGAACCGGAAGTGACGCGCCGCGCTTCGGCCGCCGCCCGCTGGCCGAGGAACCCGTCAGTCAagcgctcgccccgcccccttccTGTCCTTAGAGACGGTGGAAAATGCTCCGCGGCGAGGGCGGCAGCCCCAGGCACCGTCGGCCAAGGCCGCATCCTCACCCGCGGCGGAGGGCGGGGCTTGTCACCCGGGccgcctccctctcctctccgcacccctgcccgcccctcccctccccccgccgcccgcccctcccctccccccgccgcccgcccctctCCCCTGTCTAAAATAAAACACTGCAGTGTCTCAAAATATCACTGTAAAATATGAAACTCACCAATCACAGCAAAATCAGAGCTACATAAAAATGTCTTGCCAACTTTTAACTCCCGAAACGCCACATAGAAATGTTTCCCCTTTATGAGCCCAAGC
This genomic window from Canis aureus isolate CA01 chromosome 8, VMU_Caureus_v.1.0, whole genome shotgun sequence contains:
- the MRPL28 gene encoding large ribosomal subunit protein bL28m; the protein is MPLHKVPVGLWRRLWLREGICSRLPPHYLRSLQETRAPAPVHYRPRGVGAGAGAGGRRERVQDVPIPVYRPPEAQLGLWGGEGWVVGYRYVGDDKLSKRVKKVWKPQLLQRELYSEILDTKFAVTVTARTLDLIDAAYGFDFYILKTPEEDLCSKFGMDLKRGMLLRLARQDPQLHPDNPQKRAAIFDKYKEFVIPEAEAEWVGLTLDEAVEKQRLLEEKDPTPLFKVYVEELIGQLEQQALSEPVVVQKRASRE